The Sesamum indicum cultivar Zhongzhi No. 13 linkage group LG6, S_indicum_v1.0, whole genome shotgun sequence genome has a segment encoding these proteins:
- the LOC105163960 gene encoding transcription factor bHLH18-like isoform X2, whose product MTGVPCKEGMEMEMEEYFDEMFGVKANKSNIPAHHEIFTSHPFSTNTTNQLVEYPPSWNLSCTTQQTTPKNVPSSSASASASAYQLIYVENKNAIPSLEESLVHDQFVSPYNGLTANLSSNTLLNFSSPVLINQHDDLSKRVSCSSLPVRSTLQARDHLVAERKRREKLGQLFITLSKVVPGIKKLDKASILEDAIDYIKILEEQIRVLEIEQVEKRSEDIDNSTSKESSNIIDDSMNELSAASAIKVRISDRNVLIKILCKKQKGFMSRIHMEMEKMNLCEVDVRVMPFGRDALDITILAQMQSELCVTVKDIVDHLDMAFFSPPHMQ is encoded by the exons ATGACAGGAGTACCTTGCAAG GAGGGCATGGAAATGGAAATGGAAGAGTACTTTGATGAGATGTTTGGTGTTAAGGCTAATAAAAGTAATATCCCTGCTCATCATGAGATCTTCACCTCTCACCCTTTCTCTACTAACACTACCAACCAGTTGGTGGAGTACCCTCCTTCCTGGAATCTTTCTTGTACTACGCAACAAACGACACCCAAGAACGtcccttcttcttctgcttctgcTTCTGCTTCGGCCTATCAGCTAATTTATGTCGAAAACAAGAACGCGATCCCCAGCCTGGAAGAATCATTAGTTCATGATCAGTTTGTTAGCCCTTATAATGGATTGACTGCTAATTTATCATCCAACACACTACTGAATTTTTCATCCCCAGTACTGATTAACCAGCATGATGATTTATCGAAGAGGGTTAGTTGCAGCAGCTTGCCGGTCAGGAGCACGTTACAGGCCCGAGATCATCTCGTGGCCGAGAGGAAACGCCGAGAGAAGCTAGGCCAGCTTTTCATTACTCTTTCCAAAGTTGTGCCAGGTATTAAGAAG TTGGACAAGGCTTCTATACTTGAAGATGCTATTGACTACATAAAAATCCTGGAAGAACAGATTCGAGTTCTTGAGATAGAACAGGTGGAGAAACGGTCAGAGGATATCGATAATTCTACCTCTAAAGAGAGCTCCAACATTATTGATGACAGCATGAACGAGCTATCAGCTGCTTCAGCAATCAAGGTCAGAATTTCAGACAGGAATGTgctcataaaaatattgtgcAAGAAACAAAAGGGATTCATGTCAAGAATTCACATGGAAATGGAGAAGATGAATCTGTGTGAGGTAGACGTAAGGGTGATGCCATTTGGGAGGGATGCACTAGACATCACCATTCTCGCCCAG ATGCAAAGCGAATTATGTGTTACAGTAAAGGACATTGTTGATCACCTGGACATGGCTTTCTTCAGTCCACCTCACATGCAATAG
- the LOC105163960 gene encoding transcription factor bHLH18-like isoform X1, with amino-acid sequence MTGVPCKQEGMEMEMEEYFDEMFGVKANKSNIPAHHEIFTSHPFSTNTTNQLVEYPPSWNLSCTTQQTTPKNVPSSSASASASAYQLIYVENKNAIPSLEESLVHDQFVSPYNGLTANLSSNTLLNFSSPVLINQHDDLSKRVSCSSLPVRSTLQARDHLVAERKRREKLGQLFITLSKVVPGIKKLDKASILEDAIDYIKILEEQIRVLEIEQVEKRSEDIDNSTSKESSNIIDDSMNELSAASAIKVRISDRNVLIKILCKKQKGFMSRIHMEMEKMNLCEVDVRVMPFGRDALDITILAQMQSELCVTVKDIVDHLDMAFFSPPHMQ; translated from the exons ATGACAGGAGTACCTTGCAAG CAGGAGGGCATGGAAATGGAAATGGAAGAGTACTTTGATGAGATGTTTGGTGTTAAGGCTAATAAAAGTAATATCCCTGCTCATCATGAGATCTTCACCTCTCACCCTTTCTCTACTAACACTACCAACCAGTTGGTGGAGTACCCTCCTTCCTGGAATCTTTCTTGTACTACGCAACAAACGACACCCAAGAACGtcccttcttcttctgcttctgcTTCTGCTTCGGCCTATCAGCTAATTTATGTCGAAAACAAGAACGCGATCCCCAGCCTGGAAGAATCATTAGTTCATGATCAGTTTGTTAGCCCTTATAATGGATTGACTGCTAATTTATCATCCAACACACTACTGAATTTTTCATCCCCAGTACTGATTAACCAGCATGATGATTTATCGAAGAGGGTTAGTTGCAGCAGCTTGCCGGTCAGGAGCACGTTACAGGCCCGAGATCATCTCGTGGCCGAGAGGAAACGCCGAGAGAAGCTAGGCCAGCTTTTCATTACTCTTTCCAAAGTTGTGCCAGGTATTAAGAAG TTGGACAAGGCTTCTATACTTGAAGATGCTATTGACTACATAAAAATCCTGGAAGAACAGATTCGAGTTCTTGAGATAGAACAGGTGGAGAAACGGTCAGAGGATATCGATAATTCTACCTCTAAAGAGAGCTCCAACATTATTGATGACAGCATGAACGAGCTATCAGCTGCTTCAGCAATCAAGGTCAGAATTTCAGACAGGAATGTgctcataaaaatattgtgcAAGAAACAAAAGGGATTCATGTCAAGAATTCACATGGAAATGGAGAAGATGAATCTGTGTGAGGTAGACGTAAGGGTGATGCCATTTGGGAGGGATGCACTAGACATCACCATTCTCGCCCAG ATGCAAAGCGAATTATGTGTTACAGTAAAGGACATTGTTGATCACCTGGACATGGCTTTCTTCAGTCCACCTCACATGCAATAG
- the LOC105163722 gene encoding L-ascorbate oxidase: MGFLIDPCLIRALFSFYMLSIIFATSSLAAAKTRHFKWEVEYMHWSPDGPESVVMGINGQFPGPTIRARAGDTVHVELTNKLHTEGVVIHWHGIRQKGTPWADGTASISQCATNPGETFVYRFKVDRAGTYFYHGHYGMQRSAGLYGSLIVDVAEGEKEPFHYDGEFNILLSDWWHKSSHEQEVDLSSNPMRWIGEPQTLLINGRGQFNCSLAARFSSSSTANECRLRGNEQYAPQILRVQPNKTYRLRIASSTALASLNLAIGKHKLVVVEADGNYLRPFSVDNIDIYSGESYSVLFTTNQDPSNNYWISTNVRGREPKTPPGLTILNYSPTSASKLPNSPPPVSPRWDDYGSSKAFSNKILALTGTPKPPTTSDRRIVLLNTQNFMDGHTKWAINNVSLVLPATPYLGSIRFGLSNAFDKKRPPDNFKHDYDVMKPAPNQNTTSGNGVYVLKFNTTVDVILQNANALKANVSEIHPWHLHGHDFWILGYGEGKFTESDVSKFNLKNPPYRNTAVIFPYGWTALRFVADNPGVWAFHCHIEPHLHMGMGVVFAEGVRRVKRIPNEALACGLTGKLLMNNVHK; this comes from the exons ATGGGGTTCTTGATTGATCCATGCTTGATTCGGgcccttttctctttctacaTGCTGTCAATAATTTTCGCTACCTCATCATTAGCAGCAGCCAAAACCAGGCATTTCAAATGGGAGGTGGAGTACATGCACTGGTCTCCAGACGGCCCGGAAAGCGTGGTTATGGGCATCAACGGCCAGTTTCCAGGCCCGACCATCCGCGCTCGGGCCGGCGATACCGTGCACGTCGAGCTCACCAACAAGCTCCACACTGAAGGAGTTGTCATCCACTGGCACGGAATCCGACAG AAAGGGACGCCGTGGGCAGATGGGACAGCGTCTATCTCACAGTGTGCTACTAATCCTGGAGAAACGTTTGTCTACAGGTTTAAAGTTGACAGG GCGGGCACATACTTTTACCATGGGCACTACGGGATGCAAAGATCAGCAGGGTTGTATGGGTCCCTAATCGTTGACGTGGCGGAAGGAGAGAAGGAGCCGTTCCACTATGATGGGGAGTTCAACATTCTGCTCAGTGATTGGTGGCATAAGAGCTCCCATGAACAAGAGGTTGATCTCTCCTCTAACCCCATGCGCTGGATTGGTGAGCCACAG ACGTTGCTGATTAATGGGAGAGGGCAGTTCAATTGCTCGTTAGCGGCGCGTTTTAGCAGTTCCTCAACAGCAAACGAGTGCAGGTTAAGAGGAAATGAGCAGTATGCACCCCAAATCCTCCGTGTTCAGCCAAACAAGACCTACAGGCTCAGAATAGCCAGCTCCACTGCATTGGCTTCCCTCAACTTGGCCATTGGG AAGCACaagttggtggtggtggaagCCGATGGCAACTATCTCCGGCCATTTTCAGTGGACAACATCGACATATACTCCGGTGAGAGCTACTCAGTCCTCTTTACAACCAATCAAGATCCCTCCAACAACTACTGGATATCGACCAACGTACGAGGCCGAGAGCCCAAGACGCCGCCCGGCCTAACCATACTCAACTACAGCCCGACATCGGCCTCAAAGCTCCCCAATTCACCACCACCCGTCTCACCACGATGGGATGACTACGGCTCCAGCAAGGCCTTCTCGAACAAGATTCTTGCCCTCACCGGCACGCCTAAGCCCCCAACTACATCCGACAGGAGAATAGTCCTCTTAAACACTCAAAATTTCATGGACGGACACACCAAATGGGCTATCAACAATGTGTCATTAGTCCTCCCTGCCACCCCTTACTTAGGCTCCATCAGGTTCGGCCTGAGCAACGCTTTCGACAAGAAACGCCCTCCCGACAACTTCAAACACGACTACGATGTAATGAAGCCCGCGCCTAATCAGAACACAACATCCGGAAACGGAGTCTACGTGCTGAAATTCAACACAACAGTTGATGTCATACTGCAGAATGCAAATGCCCTCAAGGCGAATGTGAGTGAAATCCACCCCTGGCATTTACATGGCCATGACTTCTGGATTCTTGGCTACGGAGAAGGGAAGTTTACAGAGAGCGACGTCTCGAAATTCAACTTGAAGAACCCTCCCTACAGGAACACGGCCGTCATTTTCCCCTACGGATGGACTGCACTGAGGTTCGTGGCGGATAATCCAGGCGTGTGGGCGTTCCACTGCCACATCGAGCCCCATTTGCATATGGGGATGGGAGTCGTTTTCGCGGAGGGCGTTCGACGCGTGAAGAGGATCCCTAATGAGGCTCTTGCCTGTGGCTTAACAGGGAAGTTGCTGATGAACAATGTGCACAAATGA